Proteins co-encoded in one Psychromonas sp. L1A2 genomic window:
- a CDS encoding alkene reductase — MTNALLSPFKLNDIITLNNRILMAPLTRCMSDEDLVPTQASVDYYARRADTGLIITEATIIRPDGQGYPNTPGLFTQKQIQGWKKVTEAVHAKKGKIFAQLWHVGRVAHPHFFDGDVLAPSAIGVEGSVPRMRELTYITPKPATLDDIKSLITDFAKAAENAIEAGFDGVEIHGANGYLIDQFLHYAANERTDQYGQTPENMARFALEIVDAVIAAVGNDRTSIRLSPGAYFNMTEDARDKAVFDYLLPQLTERKLAYVHGGIFDDSLKFDSLEGKTTSEYLRANYTGTLVGVGSYSYDSAKAAIEADKFDLIAIGRPLIANPDYISKVTSGDTLVEYSDEMLTELV; from the coding sequence ATGACTAACGCATTACTTTCTCCATTTAAACTGAATGACATAATTACTCTTAATAACCGTATATTGATGGCGCCTTTAACTCGTTGTATGAGCGATGAAGATTTAGTACCGACACAGGCCTCTGTAGACTACTATGCACGCCGTGCCGATACAGGATTAATTATTACTGAAGCAACCATTATCAGACCAGATGGCCAAGGTTACCCGAACACACCGGGATTATTTACACAAAAACAAATACAAGGTTGGAAAAAAGTCACTGAAGCCGTTCATGCAAAAAAAGGTAAAATATTTGCACAACTTTGGCATGTAGGGCGTGTTGCACATCCTCATTTTTTTGATGGCGATGTATTAGCACCATCGGCTATTGGTGTTGAAGGTTCAGTACCGCGTATGCGTGAATTAACTTACATTACGCCTAAACCAGCAACATTGGATGATATTAAATCATTAATCACTGATTTTGCAAAAGCGGCAGAAAACGCAATCGAAGCAGGGTTTGACGGTGTAGAAATTCACGGTGCAAATGGCTACTTAATTGATCAGTTCTTACATTATGCAGCGAATGAGCGTACTGACCAATACGGGCAAACACCTGAAAATATGGCTCGTTTTGCATTAGAGATTGTTGATGCAGTTATTGCAGCGGTAGGTAATGATCGCACATCAATTAGATTATCACCGGGCGCGTACTTCAATATGACTGAAGATGCTCGTGATAAAGCCGTATTTGATTACCTATTGCCGCAATTAACAGAGAGAAAGCTTGCCTACGTTCATGGCGGGATTTTTGATGACAGCTTAAAATTCGATTCGCTAGAAGGTAAAACAACGTCTGAATATCTACGTGCTAATTACACGGGGACACTAGTGGGTGTTGGTAGTTATAGCTATGACAGTGCAAAAGCAGCAATTGAAGCAGATAAATTTGACTTAATTGCGATTGGACGTCCTCTTATTGCTAACCCAGACTACATTAGTAAAGTAACAAGCGGTGATACACTGGTTGAATACAGTGATGAGATGCTGACTGAGCTAGTATAA
- a CDS encoding DUF808 domain-containing protein: protein MAGLSLLALLDDIVAVLDDVALMSKIAAKKTAGVLGDDLALNAQQVSGVRAEREIPVVWAVAKGSFLNKAIIVPIALVLSAFLPTAITFLLVIGGLYLCFEGAEKIIHSLFSKHDNQQVKQARKEANANQDIDLVTLEQSKIKGAIRTDFILSAEIVVIALGTISQASFLTQILVLSTIAIGLTIFVYGLVAVIVKLDDLGLYLISSAQKNNNKFKSIVGEFLIKTAPLLMKFLVIVGTVAMFLVGGGIIVHNIPLVTDFIHYIEQPFFKLGASFEYITSTVLTGLVGIAAGVLCFLSVKLASNLLLSLKK from the coding sequence ATGGCAGGTTTAAGCTTATTAGCATTACTAGATGATATTGTCGCTGTACTAGATGATGTTGCACTAATGAGTAAAATTGCAGCTAAAAAAACAGCAGGTGTATTGGGTGATGATTTAGCATTGAACGCACAGCAAGTCTCTGGCGTGCGAGCAGAACGAGAAATACCTGTAGTTTGGGCTGTTGCTAAAGGATCTTTTTTAAATAAAGCGATTATTGTCCCTATTGCATTAGTATTAAGTGCTTTTTTGCCAACGGCTATTACTTTTTTGCTTGTCATTGGAGGATTATATTTATGCTTTGAAGGAGCTGAAAAAATAATTCATTCGTTGTTTTCGAAGCATGATAATCAACAAGTTAAACAAGCGCGTAAAGAAGCTAATGCAAATCAGGATATTGATTTAGTTACCTTAGAGCAAAGTAAAATAAAAGGAGCCATTCGAACTGATTTTATATTATCTGCTGAAATTGTAGTTATCGCTTTGGGCACTATTTCGCAAGCTAGCTTTTTAACTCAAATATTGGTGTTATCTACTATTGCGATTGGCTTAACCATCTTTGTATATGGTCTAGTTGCGGTTATTGTAAAGCTAGACGATTTAGGGTTATATTTAATCTCTTCAGCGCAAAAAAATAATAATAAATTTAAAAGCATAGTTGGTGAGTTTCTTATCAAGACAGCACCACTATTGATGAAATTTCTGGTCATTGTTGGCACTGTTGCGATGTTCTTAGTGGGAGGAGGAATCATAGTTCACAATATTCCTTTAGTAACAGATTTCATACATTATATAGAGCAACCCTTCTTCAAATTAGGCGCTTCATTCGAGTACATTACATCAACAGTATTAACGGGATTAGTTGGTATTGCTGCAGGTGTCTTATGTTTTTTATCAGTAAAGTTAGCTTCAAATTTACTTTTGTCGTTGAAAAAATAA
- a CDS encoding metal-dependent hydrolase, translating to MANFNVHLNTAIITTGLGSASLLSAEHIDLNSALWLWFLGTMGGLLPDIDSDNSTSLDMIFNLFALSAVLIVLSFLTTNLLIQISFIEIILLPLMVYCFMRYIVRPIFEKITVHRGSCHSLFFLLFSALLTTQITWQLNEQETLTSATFAWLSGGFILFGGLVHLLLDEMYSVDLSNIRIKRSFGTALKLADFNNKILTLITIIAIAGLVYIAPPTNEVIIALSDWSKFKLYALNFTV from the coding sequence ATGGCAAACTTTAACGTTCACCTCAATACAGCCATCATTACCACCGGACTTGGCTCAGCATCTTTACTGTCCGCAGAACATATTGACCTTAACAGTGCACTTTGGTTATGGTTTTTAGGCACCATGGGCGGCTTACTACCTGATATTGATTCAGATAACTCTACATCATTAGATATGATTTTTAATTTGTTCGCGTTAAGTGCTGTTCTCATCGTGCTCAGTTTTCTTACCACTAACTTACTGATCCAAATTAGCTTCATTGAAATTATTCTGCTGCCGTTGATGGTTTATTGTTTTATGAGATACATAGTGAGACCTATCTTTGAAAAGATAACAGTGCATCGCGGTAGTTGTCATTCATTGTTCTTTCTCTTGTTTTCGGCATTATTAACCACACAGATAACATGGCAACTTAATGAACAAGAAACATTAACATCTGCCACTTTTGCTTGGCTTTCTGGTGGATTTATTTTATTTGGGGGCTTGGTGCATCTATTATTAGATGAAATGTATAGTGTCGACTTGAGTAATATTAGAATTAAACGATCTTTTGGAACGGCATTAAAATTAGCGGACTTTAATAATAAAATATTAACCTTGATAACCATAATAGCGATTGCTGGATTAGTTTATATTGCTCCACCCACAAACGAAGTTATCATTGCATTAAGTGATTGGTCTAAGTTTAAATTGTATGCTCTCAACTTTACCGTTTGA
- a CDS encoding glutathione S-transferase family protein, whose translation MIKFYFHHTPNPMKIALFLEETGLPFELIPLDTLKGEQHTPEYRAINPNAKAPAIVDGETRVFDSNAILMYLSEKTGELAGKPEDRAEMLSWLMFIASGLGPYSGQSVHFRHAAPANLDYAVNRYLREAQRHYEVLDTHLEGREFIVGDSYTIADVSAWGWIDKAPVVLGEEGLTPYPNLQRWFDSINSRPAVERARNIGQDITFKKEFDEEAKRAFFPSNYPKV comes from the coding sequence ATGATCAAATTTTATTTTCACCATACACCTAACCCAATGAAAATTGCTCTTTTCCTAGAAGAGACAGGGCTTCCTTTTGAACTCATTCCATTAGACACTCTAAAAGGTGAGCAACATACTCCTGAATATCGTGCAATCAATCCAAATGCTAAAGCACCAGCAATTGTTGATGGCGAAACACGTGTATTTGATTCGAATGCGATTCTTATGTACCTTTCAGAAAAAACAGGGGAGTTAGCAGGTAAACCTGAAGATCGTGCTGAAATGCTATCTTGGTTAATGTTTATCGCATCAGGTCTGGGTCCATATTCAGGTCAATCAGTTCATTTTAGACATGCAGCTCCCGCTAACCTAGATTATGCGGTAAATCGTTATTTACGTGAAGCACAGCGTCATTATGAAGTATTAGATACGCATCTTGAAGGACGTGAATTTATTGTTGGTGATTCATACACTATTGCTGATGTTTCAGCTTGGGGTTGGATAGATAAAGCACCGGTTGTATTAGGTGAAGAAGGTTTGACACCTTATCCAAATCTTCAACGTTGGTTTGATAGTATTAATAGCCGACCAGCAGTTGAACGTGCTCGCAATATAGGTCAAGATATAACTTTCAAGAAAGAGTTTGATGAAGAAGCAAAACGCGCATTCTTCCCATCTAACTACCCTAAAGTTTAA
- a CDS encoding bifunctional metallophosphatase/5'-nucleotidase yields MIKNNKPVKITLAHINDTHSYFEPQPLQLQLNIDGINFSPYVSNGGFSRIATRVKQLKAFAIQNNREFIFAHAGDCFQGTLFFSLFKGKANSDMLNALGIDLMTIGNHELDMGNEPVATFLDRIKFPLLAGNWDLSNELNTKSHQLSGRSNLFSYQSNEQTARWMTRIVDNEPVAIFGLSIDKMADIANVDIDTPFVDAFNTAINTVKSIQKTGINKIILISHLGFEGDCDLANKVDGISLIVGGHTHVLQGDFTDLGIKKESEYGLRINDTYIVQAGCHSQALGHCDIDFNADGSVSTFNGKNELLIGRRLCVDKTLLTTHDDQDFQKARLYLAEHDNVIVCKKDPQLQSLLLDKYIPKVRQLQKTVIATITENMRHIRIPDVKGGSEIAPLVAESFVHMMNNSGHQIDFAIHNAGGVRTSLNTGNITVADIAGKLLPFVVPIGVYRLKGKHIAQALEGAINNATNNGVIGSGSGSYPYTHNLKFHYQDDHPIGKRIVELSIYTKNNGWQSIDDETVYCGSSSAYTMKGKEGYDAITMMEDEGVITQHSMADCFIYFIKNIPNNLILKV; encoded by the coding sequence ATGATAAAAAATAATAAGCCAGTGAAAATAACATTGGCACATATAAATGATACACACTCTTACTTTGAACCCCAACCCCTGCAATTACAGCTTAATATTGATGGAATTAATTTCTCTCCCTATGTTAGTAATGGTGGATTTTCACGCATTGCAACAAGAGTTAAGCAACTTAAGGCTTTTGCTATACAAAATAATCGTGAGTTTATATTTGCACATGCAGGTGATTGTTTTCAAGGTACGCTGTTTTTTTCGTTGTTCAAGGGTAAAGCTAATTCGGATATGCTCAATGCATTAGGCATTGATTTGATGACCATTGGTAATCATGAATTAGATATGGGTAATGAACCTGTTGCCACTTTTCTAGATCGAATAAAATTTCCTTTATTAGCGGGTAACTGGGATTTATCTAATGAACTGAACACAAAATCACATCAGTTAAGTGGTCGTTCAAACTTATTTTCTTATCAGTCAAACGAACAAACTGCACGTTGGATGACACGTATTGTTGATAATGAACCTGTTGCCATCTTTGGACTTTCAATCGATAAAATGGCAGATATTGCAAACGTAGATATAGACACTCCTTTTGTGGACGCTTTTAATACCGCCATAAATACCGTTAAATCAATTCAAAAAACAGGTATTAACAAAATAATATTAATTAGCCATCTAGGGTTTGAAGGTGATTGTGATTTAGCCAATAAAGTAGACGGTATTAGCTTAATCGTCGGTGGTCATACACATGTTCTTCAAGGAGACTTTACAGACTTAGGGATTAAAAAAGAGTCTGAATATGGCCTAAGAATCAATGATACCTATATTGTTCAAGCTGGTTGTCATTCACAAGCATTAGGCCATTGCGACATTGACTTTAATGCAGATGGGTCAGTCAGTACTTTCAATGGTAAAAATGAACTTCTTATTGGCAGACGACTATGTGTTGATAAAACCTTATTAACGACTCACGATGATCAAGACTTTCAGAAAGCTAGACTTTATCTAGCCGAACATGACAATGTAATTGTTTGTAAAAAAGATCCTCAATTACAAAGTTTACTATTGGATAAATATATTCCAAAAGTACGGCAACTTCAAAAAACAGTCATTGCAACTATCACAGAAAATATGCGGCACATTCGTATACCAGATGTTAAAGGAGGCAGTGAAATTGCACCTTTAGTTGCTGAATCATTTGTACATATGATGAATAACAGTGGCCATCAAATAGACTTTGCAATACATAATGCAGGAGGTGTGAGGACGTCACTAAACACTGGTAATATTACTGTGGCAGATATTGCGGGTAAGTTACTGCCCTTCGTTGTTCCCATTGGGGTTTATCGCCTTAAAGGAAAACATATTGCTCAGGCTTTAGAAGGCGCGATTAATAACGCAACAAATAATGGAGTGATTGGAAGTGGCTCAGGGAGCTACCCTTATACACATAACCTGAAGTTTCATTATCAGGATGACCACCCTATTGGTAAACGTATTGTTGAACTTAGTATTTATACGAAAAATAATGGTTGGCAAAGTATTGATGATGAAACAGTATATTGCGGTAGCTCTTCGGCTTATACCATGAAAGGCAAAGAAGGTTATGATGCAATAACAATGATGGAAGATGAAGGTGTTATTACTCAACATTCAATGGCAGATTGTTTTATATATTTTATAAAAAATATTCCAAATAACTTGATCCTTAAAGTTTAA
- a CDS encoding DUF202 domain-containing protein, giving the protein MQSERTLMSWFRTSLLILAMSLLFFKIGRETEETVLITIGAGLIFVVIGISFCNKNRFKQSFQNQITVGHLEVIVKKLLSIAVFVSANIYGMYIISKIISNNSL; this is encoded by the coding sequence TTGCAGTCAGAACGTACGTTAATGTCTTGGTTTAGAACTTCTTTGTTAATATTGGCAATGAGCTTACTGTTTTTTAAAATAGGTAGAGAAACTGAAGAAACTGTTTTAATCACTATTGGAGCTGGGTTAATATTTGTTGTTATTGGCATCTCTTTTTGTAATAAAAATAGATTTAAACAATCTTTTCAGAATCAAATAACCGTTGGACACCTGGAAGTAATCGTAAAAAAACTATTGTCTATAGCTGTTTTTGTATCTGCTAATATTTATGGAATGTATATTATAAGTAAAATTATATCTAATAATAGCCTGTAA
- a CDS encoding carboxymuconolactone decarboxylase family protein, with amino-acid sequence MSEFKIHTVETAPEGSKQILEGAVKQMGVVPNLFGTMAESPSILKAYTQLHELFTNTSFNAEELTVVWQTINVEHECHYCVPAHTGIAHSMKVDPAITEALRNDTALPTVKLQALKDFTLSMVRERGNVPAKEMEAFFAAGYGQQQVLEVILGLSQKVISNYVNHVAQTPVDPMFESFAWKK; translated from the coding sequence ATGAGCGAATTTAAAATCCATACAGTAGAAACAGCTCCTGAAGGTAGTAAACAGATTCTTGAAGGCGCAGTAAAACAAATGGGTGTTGTACCAAACCTTTTTGGAACAATGGCTGAATCTCCAAGTATTTTAAAAGCCTATACTCAACTTCATGAGCTTTTTACTAACACATCTTTTAATGCTGAAGAATTAACCGTTGTATGGCAAACAATCAATGTGGAGCATGAATGTCACTATTGTGTTCCTGCACATACTGGTATTGCACACTCAATGAAAGTAGACCCTGCTATCACAGAAGCATTACGTAACGACACGGCTTTACCTACAGTTAAACTACAAGCATTAAAAGACTTCACATTAAGCATGGTCCGTGAGCGTGGTAATGTTCCAGCAAAAGAAATGGAAGCATTCTTTGCAGCTGGTTACGGCCAACAACAAGTACTTGAAGTTATTCTAGGTTTGTCTCAAAAAGTGATCAGTAACTATGTAAACCATGTAGCTCAAACACCTGTTGATCCAATGTTTGAATCATTTGCTTGGAAAAAATAA
- a CDS encoding alkaline phosphatase D family protein: protein MSKLANPDNFESMQSKLGSASFVGHVTTTEVNIWVRVYREGDWRLFISDIPLDIDPYSIQPSDPIFSSNSSVQYQDKFISSDTGQTHTFKFDNLLAGKKYYYYLMAVGELYFSIERKIELGIRTSYVFKTDLVDLSQFSFGFYSCHDPFGHRSFSEGLWPHFDEQLRERNASFVIGGGDQIYCDTHGRYKQSSHQQNKPQIEDLWDWLAKHKKTLASAFNIDTASNESIDEDGIKQYLKQLYRTYYRIYWNTPAMLETFRKFPQYMIWDDHEIMDGWGSLTKSERANKLDHIFQWDNHQLNEKICQLAFKAASEVYLEYQHNHNPSTPTDQWDYSFIKGETGFYVLDMRGHHDVENNDGERLLGKQQMARLIAWLKKPETIALKAVFVVSPVPVVHWNDKIMNSIDLLLAVGGTKDDAQDEWGNDTNITERNLLLGYLGTFSDKHKIPVTFLSGDVHCASAFKIHLKDKPNAKLMNITSSGISRKPAPSYLDKLIEGDGPLYKHDTALVETVFSLAGKNNFLIINVNTEINPCRISVTMNFGEPVDDFIKQKVFFINEQ, encoded by the coding sequence ATGAGTAAACTTGCTAATCCGGATAACTTTGAATCAATGCAATCTAAATTAGGCTCAGCTTCTTTCGTCGGCCATGTAACGACTACTGAAGTAAATATATGGGTTCGAGTTTATAGAGAGGGTGATTGGCGACTTTTTATATCTGATATTCCCCTCGATATAGATCCTTATAGTATTCAACCTTCTGATCCTATATTTAGTAGCAACTCATCAGTACAGTACCAAGACAAATTCATTTCTTCTGACACCGGACAAACACATACGTTCAAGTTTGATAATTTACTAGCAGGTAAAAAATATTATTATTATTTAATGGCTGTTGGTGAACTCTACTTTTCAATAGAGCGAAAAATAGAGTTAGGTATACGTACTTCTTATGTATTTAAAACTGATCTTGTTGATTTATCCCAATTTTCATTTGGCTTTTATAGCTGCCATGATCCCTTTGGACATCGATCTTTTTCGGAAGGTTTATGGCCACATTTTGATGAACAATTAAGAGAACGAAATGCAAGCTTTGTGATCGGAGGCGGAGACCAAATTTATTGCGATACGCATGGCCGCTATAAACAATCTAGTCACCAACAAAATAAGCCTCAAATAGAAGATTTATGGGATTGGTTAGCTAAGCATAAAAAAACATTGGCATCTGCATTTAATATAGATACAGCGAGTAATGAATCGATCGATGAAGATGGCATAAAACAATATCTTAAACAGCTTTATCGCACCTATTACAGAATTTATTGGAATACACCTGCTATGTTAGAAACTTTTAGGAAATTTCCTCAATATATGATTTGGGACGATCATGAAATTATGGATGGTTGGGGGTCATTAACTAAATCAGAAAGAGCAAATAAGTTAGACCATATTTTCCAATGGGATAATCATCAACTAAATGAAAAAATTTGCCAACTAGCTTTCAAAGCGGCAAGTGAGGTGTATTTAGAGTATCAACACAACCATAATCCTAGTACACCTACTGACCAATGGGATTATAGTTTCATAAAAGGTGAAACAGGCTTTTATGTGCTGGATATGCGAGGCCATCATGATGTTGAAAATAATGATGGTGAACGTTTATTAGGTAAACAACAAATGGCTAGATTAATCGCTTGGTTAAAAAAACCAGAAACGATTGCTCTGAAAGCTGTTTTTGTCGTATCGCCAGTTCCTGTTGTACATTGGAACGATAAAATAATGAATAGTATCGATTTATTATTGGCTGTAGGCGGTACAAAAGATGATGCACAAGATGAATGGGGGAACGATACCAACATTACTGAAAGGAATCTTTTACTAGGTTATTTAGGGACTTTTTCAGATAAACATAAAATACCGGTTACTTTTTTAAGTGGAGATGTGCATTGCGCAAGCGCTTTCAAAATACACCTTAAAGACAAACCTAATGCAAAATTAATGAATATTACATCAAGTGGTATTTCTAGAAAACCAGCGCCAAGTTATCTGGATAAATTAATTGAAGGGGATGGTCCATTATATAAACATGATACTGCATTAGTAGAAACGGTATTTAGTTTAGCAGGTAAAAACAATTTCTTAATAATAAACGTTAATACAGAGATTAATCCTTGTCGGATAAGCGTAACGATGAATTTTGGTGAACCAGTTGATGACTTCATTAAACAAAAAGTTTTTTTTATAAATGAACAATAA
- the yghU gene encoding glutathione-dependent disulfide-bond oxidoreductase, which yields MTEQYVPPKVWVHDTNGGNKWASINRPVSGSTHDKELPVGEHDLQLYSLGTPNGQKVTILLEELLAAGVKEAEYDAYLINIGEGNQFSSGFVGVNPNSKIPALVDKSGDEDVNVFESASILVHLAEKFGHFLPEKGAARTTTFNWLFWAQGSAPFLGGGFGHFYAYADEKFEYPINRFAMEAKRQLDVLDKQLANNTFVAGEELTIADIAIWPWYGNLVLGKLYDAAEFLQVDTYTNVVRWAKLLEQREGVQRGRIVNRSFGEEWEQAPERHCAADIDVVLAKKPK from the coding sequence ATGACTGAGCAATATGTACCACCTAAAGTATGGGTTCATGATACTAATGGCGGAAACAAATGGGCGAGTATTAATCGACCTGTTTCTGGTTCAACACATGATAAAGAACTCCCTGTTGGTGAACACGATTTACAACTTTATTCACTTGGCACGCCGAATGGCCAAAAAGTAACGATCCTTTTAGAAGAGTTATTAGCAGCAGGTGTTAAAGAAGCTGAATATGATGCTTACTTAATTAATATAGGTGAAGGCAATCAATTTTCATCTGGGTTCGTTGGTGTTAATCCAAACTCAAAAATTCCTGCTTTAGTCGATAAATCGGGTGATGAAGATGTTAATGTATTTGAATCTGCATCGATTCTTGTTCATTTAGCTGAAAAATTTGGTCACTTTTTACCTGAAAAAGGGGCGGCTCGTACAACAACATTCAATTGGTTGTTTTGGGCGCAAGGTTCTGCTCCATTTCTAGGCGGTGGCTTTGGTCATTTCTACGCATATGCAGATGAAAAATTCGAATATCCAATCAATCGATTTGCGATGGAAGCTAAACGTCAATTAGATGTTTTAGACAAGCAATTAGCTAACAATACATTTGTTGCTGGTGAAGAGCTCACTATTGCTGATATTGCTATATGGCCATGGTACGGAAATTTAGTACTTGGTAAGTTATACGATGCAGCAGAATTTCTACAAGTTGATACTTATACAAACGTAGTTCGTTGGGCTAAATTGTTAGAACAACGTGAAGGTGTTCAACGTGGGCGCATTGTAAACCGCTCTTTTGGTGAAGAGTGGGAACAAGCACCAGAGCGACACTGTGCTGCTGATATCGATGTGGTATTAGCGAAGAAACCAAAATAA
- a CDS encoding YidH family protein → MSNRLTKRNINWRKVGEAPDYRFSLANERTYLAWIRTALALLAGAVALDQFTPDLGNLLIRHFLSAFLCLCSGVLSIFAYRRWASNEASMRNKEELNYTSFIQIMSVLICLFSLIVIVVIFL, encoded by the coding sequence ATGAGCAATAGATTAACAAAACGTAATATTAATTGGAGAAAGGTAGGTGAAGCACCAGATTACCGATTTTCTTTAGCCAATGAACGAACTTATTTGGCATGGATTAGAACCGCTCTTGCTTTATTAGCTGGAGCCGTTGCCTTAGACCAATTTACACCTGATTTAGGCAATTTATTGATAAGGCATTTTCTATCTGCTTTTTTATGTCTTTGTTCTGGTGTGTTGTCTATATTCGCTTATCGTCGGTGGGCATCCAATGAAGCCTCAATGAGGAATAAAGAAGAACTTAACTATACAAGTTTTATTCAAATAATGAGTGTTCTCATCTGTTTATTTAGCTTAATCGTTATTGTTGTTATTTTCTTATGA
- a CDS encoding TetR/AcrR family transcriptional regulator produces MSKVAKFNREEVIDKATNLYWSKGYHGTSMRNLQTAIDLRPGSIYATFGSKDNLFKESINYYADQTGELLQTCLAQSASPLTGLKLFIRKLVIDNLDGKPSCMCMIVKSISELTEADNKELLDEAKRLLANVENKFSEIITEAMGQGEIDSEKDAPELASYIQVQIIGLRTYARVNNNEETINKFIDEIFIGSPFH; encoded by the coding sequence ATGAGTAAAGTTGCAAAATTCAATCGTGAAGAAGTCATAGATAAAGCCACTAATTTATATTGGAGTAAGGGCTATCATGGTACTTCTATGCGTAATTTACAGACTGCAATCGATCTTCGACCTGGCAGTATTTACGCTACTTTTGGTAGTAAAGATAATTTATTTAAAGAATCTATCAATTATTATGCAGACCAAACGGGTGAATTATTACAAACATGCTTAGCGCAATCTGCGAGTCCTCTGACAGGTCTTAAGTTATTTATCAGAAAACTTGTTATTGATAATTTGGATGGTAAGCCAAGTTGTATGTGCATGATCGTTAAGTCAATATCTGAACTAACAGAAGCTGATAATAAAGAATTATTAGATGAAGCAAAAAGACTACTGGCTAACGTAGAAAATAAATTTTCAGAAATCATAACTGAAGCGATGGGACAAGGTGAGATAGATTCTGAAAAAGATGCACCTGAACTCGCCAGTTATATACAAGTACAAATCATTGGCTTACGTACTTATGCCCGAGTTAACAATAATGAAGAGACGATCAATAAATTTATTGATGAAATTTTCATAGGCTCACCTTTCCATTAA